The sequence AGACCCCTATGCTTATCGTCTTTTTTGGGAGCTTTTTGATTTGGTCGGTAAGGAGAGAGAGCTGCTCGCCCTTCAGGAGGCTTCTCTTAAAGCCTTCTCTTATCTTATCGCGCATCATGCGAGCCCGTGGCATCCCTCTTCTCGATTCCTTTTGATGGAGCGCGCCAAGATCACCCAAGCCAAAGAGCGGATACTTGAGGGGGATGAGGTGGAGAAGATCACCCTAGAAGAGCTCGCCTCTTTGTGTGGGATGAGTCGTTTTCGCTTTTTGAGGCTTTTTGCCAAGCTAGAGGGGATGACACCCCATCGTTTTTTGCTCATGCACAAGACCCAAAAGGCCAAGCGCTATCTTCAAGAGGGGTGCGATATTAGCGAGGCGGCGCTTTTGAGCGGCTTTTGTGACCAAGCACACCTGAGCCGAACGCTCCGC comes from Wolinella succinogenes DSM 1740 and encodes:
- a CDS encoding helix-turn-helix transcriptional regulator → MSFVKTIPSLQETEFSRLEERLCFAKHAHPTYSIGIMPLGLSLCQGEGETYFMGRHKVCVYHPGEEHTCVFEHTGGSWAYWNCYPKEEMLREYASEILGERGEPHFAKTVVEDPYAYRLFWELFDLVGKERELLALQEASLKAFSYLIAHHASPWHPSSRFLLMERAKITQAKERILEGDEVEKITLEELASLCGMSRFRFLRLFAKLEGMTPHRFLLMHKTQKAKRYLQEGCDISEAALLSGFCDQAHLSRTLRRFYGYTPRSLRS